TCGCAATGCGGCGCTGGGCGATCCTGATTTCGTCAACAATCCGCTGCCAAAAATGCTGGACAAGGCCTATGCCGCCGAGATCCGCGCCAAGATTACCCCCGGAAAAGCCGGAGAATCCGCCAACCTGAAGCCGTTCGGGGGCAAGGAAAGCAACGAGACCACGCAATATTCGATCATCGACGGTCAGGGCAATGCGGTCTCCGTTACCTATACGCTGAACGGTTCGTTCGGGGCGGGCGTCGTGGCCCCCGGCACCGGTATTCTGCTCAACAACGAGATGGACGATTTCACCTCAAAGCCCGGTGTGGCCAATCTCTACGGGTTGGTGCAGGGCGAGGCCAATGCGATTGCCCCGAAGAAAACGCCGCTGTCCTCGATGAGCCCGACCATCGTCACCAGGGATGGCAAGCCCTTCATGGTCATTGGCAGCCCCGGTGGCTCGCGCATCATCACCATCACGCTGGAAGCGATCCTCAATGTGGTGGATTTCGGCATGGATATTTCCGCCGCCGTCAACGCGCCGCGTATTCACCATCAATGGCAGCCGGACAAGATCTATTACGAGCCCTATGCGCTGTCACCCGATACGCTCCAGAAGCTGAAGGATATGGGCTATACGCTCGATGGCGGCAATGACGGCCCGGTCTGGGGCCAGGCCGCCGGCATTCTGGTCGGCGGCAAGAGCGTGGCCGACATTGCCAAGGCCGCAGACAAGGCATCCGGCTATTTCGGGGCCATCGACAGCCGGGCCATCGCCGGTTCCGCCAAGGGTTATTGACGAGGCTTGCCGACAAAGATGGTGGCCTGGGCCGCCGTCACAGGCCGATCAAGGCCAGTGCGTCCGGCGGCGGATGCCTTTCCACCCGCCGGTAGAGGCGGCAATCCAGCGTGCGCGACAACAGCCTATTGTTGACCATTTCCCGACGCAGCAAGACATGGTCGCCAAAGCCGTTCAGGCTTTTGAGCAACGCATTGACCTCCGCTTCCGGCAGATCCCGGTCGGCGGGAAAGGCCGCCCAGAGCTTCCACAGGCTCAACCGCTGATGGCTGGTTTTCGATGGCCAGCGGATCAGCACGCCGTTGTCATCGAAGCAGCGCACGACCGCCTCGACAAGTCGGTAATCGACCGGCGGATCGGCGGCCTTTGGCAGAGCCAGCCTTGCCTGGGCCGCACGTGACGCTTTCCAGTGCTGGAAATTGGCATGGCCTGAGGCGCGGGCGAGCATATTGAGAAGCTCGACATGGCCAGGCGCTCCCTCATGCTTTTGAAGTTCGCGGCCAAGACGGCGGGCAAGATCGGAAATATCTGCAATTTCATAAGAGTAAGTCAGACGCGACATCGCTTTATCCTTCGATAGATGCGCCCATGCCATGCCGGTAACCACCGTCCTGCCAGCGGGCGCAATAAAGCGTGCCGTGGATATACAGCGCCGTGCGCCATATATGGCGCACAAAGGTTCGCTGTAACTCTTTCATACCTACTGCATAATTTTCTCTTTAAACCCATTCCGGTTTAAAGAGAAAATTATGCAGTAGGATGATGCAGGTTTAGCTCTCCTATGCAGGAGCGGTGATGTCTGGGTGAACTGCGGACCCTGTTAAGAGTGATAGAAGCAAATTGTTTTCAGTGTCAATCCCGTGCTTCCCAAGGCTGCATTTCAAGGATAGCCTCACCTCCAAATCACCCTTGGGAGACACCGATGTTAAAAGTCTATGGCTGCTATAAATCTCGCGCCACGCGCGTCATATGGCTTGCGGAAGAGCTGGAACTGGCCTTCGATCATATCCCGGTTCTGCAGGCGGTGAAGCTGGACAATCCGCTGGCACCGGATGCGCCGATCAACACCCAGTCGCCAGCCTTTCTGGCGATCAATCCGTTCGGGGCCATTCCAGCCATTGAAGATGACGGGTTGGTTCTGTTCGAATCGCTTGCCATCACCCTCTACCTTGCCAAG
This region of Agrobacterium vitis genomic DNA includes:
- a CDS encoding DUF2087 domain-containing protein is translated as MSRLTYSYEIADISDLARRLGRELQKHEGAPGHVELLNMLARASGHANFQHWKASRAAQARLALPKAADPPVDYRLVEAVVRCFDDNGVLIRWPSKTSHQRLSLWKLWAAFPADRDLPEAEVNALLKSLNGFGDHVLLRREMVNNRLLSRTLDCRLYRRVERHPPPDALALIGL